Proteins found in one Serratia plymuthica genomic segment:
- a CDS encoding prepilin peptidase-dependent protein, giving the protein MNDNLIFNIKGQRGMTLIELLVVITLASMLTGWGVSHWRHYQQSLRLEHTAQQLLAFLTRLQADANWRNRTALLWFKTGDPWCIGSNQPLSGCEGHGDELFSPHYRDVRLAAHTQKEMGFYGLRNNAQAGHIVLSNGAGSLRLVLSAKGRLRLCSEDVSIRGITPCQP; this is encoded by the coding sequence ATGAACGACAACCTGATTTTCAATATCAAAGGCCAGCGCGGCATGACGCTGATTGAACTGCTGGTGGTGATCACTCTGGCGAGCATGCTCACCGGCTGGGGCGTCAGCCATTGGCGCCATTATCAGCAGAGTCTGCGGCTGGAACATACCGCTCAACAGTTGCTGGCGTTTCTCACCCGGCTGCAGGCGGACGCCAACTGGCGTAACCGCACGGCGTTGCTGTGGTTTAAAACCGGCGATCCCTGGTGTATCGGGAGCAATCAGCCGCTTTCGGGGTGTGAGGGGCATGGCGATGAGCTGTTCAGCCCGCATTACCGGGATGTAAGGCTGGCAGCGCACACCCAAAAGGAGATGGGATTTTATGGATTACGCAATAACGCGCAGGCTGGGCATATTGTGCTCAGCAACGGTGCCGGCAGCCTGCGATTGGTGCTGTCCGCCAAAGGCCGGCTACGCCTGTGCAGCGAGGATGTAAGCATCCGGGGTATTACGCCATGCCAGCCCTAG
- a CDS encoding prepilin peptidase-dependent protein, with product MPALERGFTLPEVMLALTFGSLIMLAAAKTYPVLRQHSVDVGRHYRLESVLRQLAFGIEKDLRRAGFCAGNCRGRALLIDHASGEAAGSCVIVAYDITRNGRWETLGADAGYFGYRLRQGALEGQRGVTHCHGTGWERLLDNDEVRIETFSVKSVAGSGGKTWVLLSLAGRSKADDAIRRSLNWAINMASLP from the coding sequence ATGCCAGCCCTAGAGCGCGGATTCACGCTGCCGGAGGTGATGCTGGCGCTGACGTTCGGCAGCCTGATTATGCTGGCGGCGGCTAAAACCTACCCGGTGTTGCGGCAGCACAGTGTCGATGTCGGTCGGCACTATCGACTGGAGTCGGTACTCCGGCAGTTGGCGTTCGGCATCGAGAAAGATCTGCGCCGCGCCGGTTTCTGCGCCGGTAACTGCCGCGGGCGGGCATTACTGATTGACCATGCGTCCGGGGAGGCGGCGGGCAGTTGTGTGATCGTCGCTTACGATATCACCCGTAATGGCCGTTGGGAGACGCTCGGCGCAGATGCCGGATATTTTGGCTACCGGCTGCGGCAGGGGGCGCTGGAAGGGCAACGTGGCGTAACCCACTGCCACGGCACGGGTTGGGAGCGGTTACTTGATAATGACGAAGTGCGCATTGAAACTTTCAGCGTCAAATCGGTCGCGGGCAGCGGCGGCAAAACTTGGGTGCTGCTGTCGCTGGCCGGGCGTTCGAAGGCGGATGACGCTATACGCCGCAGCCTGAACTGGGCGATTAACATGGCCTCGCTACCATGA
- a CDS encoding YgdB family protein: MSAVGQHGGSTLAAVMLLLVMGLMLLNAQHRQLDSALLLAADQQRYLKAYNQAASALSWGVAQSWPRNRLGANGWWCRQTAELRACAKLSAQAGIVLVRGEGAMSEGEPLRLYQLTKPDGAGGTFALRAEIGGWLDFCPEKREADCAD, encoded by the coding sequence ATGAGTGCGGTGGGGCAGCATGGCGGCAGCACGTTGGCGGCAGTGATGCTGCTGTTGGTGATGGGGCTGATGTTGTTGAATGCCCAGCACCGCCAACTGGATAGCGCTTTGCTGCTGGCCGCCGATCAACAGCGCTATCTGAAGGCATACAACCAGGCCGCTTCGGCGCTCAGTTGGGGCGTGGCGCAGTCCTGGCCCCGCAACCGGTTAGGCGCCAACGGCTGGTGGTGCCGGCAAACCGCAGAGCTGCGCGCCTGCGCCAAGTTGTCCGCCCAGGCGGGGATTGTGCTGGTGCGGGGGGAGGGGGCGATGAGTGAAGGGGAGCCGTTGCGATTATATCAATTGACCAAACCGGATGGCGCGGGCGGTACCTTTGCGCTAAGGGCGGAAATCGGCGGTTGGCTGGATTTTTGCCCCGAAAAACGGGAAGCGGACTGTGCGGATTAA
- a CDS encoding prepilin-type N-terminal cleavage/methylation domain-containing protein: MRINVRVAPAAGLWRQQGFSLPEVLIAALLFAVSLLGLLQYHQVLLHSFQRQWQYRQAWSLAHQQLEVFAATGRTDAELLPLPLGWQREMRLNSPQAACQRLRVRIQTPQRQWAELNRWYCTAGNPADIMF, encoded by the coding sequence GTGCGGATTAACGTTCGTGTGGCTCCCGCCGCAGGGCTATGGCGCCAACAGGGGTTCAGCCTGCCGGAAGTGCTGATTGCCGCGTTGCTGTTCGCGGTGTCGCTGCTGGGACTGTTACAGTATCATCAGGTGCTGTTGCACTCTTTTCAGCGCCAGTGGCAGTATCGGCAAGCCTGGTCGTTGGCGCACCAACAGCTGGAAGTCTTTGCGGCCACCGGCCGCACGGATGCCGAACTGTTGCCCTTGCCGCTCGGGTGGCAGCGCGAGATGCGGCTGAACTCCCCGCAAGCCGCTTGCCAACGGCTGAGGGTAAGAATACAAACGCCTCAGCGGCAGTGGGCTGAATTGAACCGCTGGTACTGCACCGCCGGGAATCCGGCAGATATCATGTTTTAA
- the recC gene encoding exodeoxyribonuclease V subunit gamma: protein MFRVYHSNQLDLLKTLTSTLIAREPLADPFQQEVVLVQSPGMAQWLQMQLAEQFGIAANIAFPLPATFIWEMFTRVLPGIPKESAFSKDAMTWKLMWLLPDLLTRSEFAPLQHYLTDDGDKRKIHQLAGRVADLFDQYLVYRPQWLESWQKGESIDGLAEAQQWQAPLWARLVEYTHELGQPEWHRANLYRRFISALEKADHCPEGLPPRVFICGISALPPVYLEALQALGRHIDIHLMFTNPCRYYWGDIQSQSFLAKLQSRKRRHYQDKTEYALFRDPDNAAALFNAEGEQDLPNPLLASWGKLGRDHHFLLSQIESAQEVFAFVDIPADNVLHAIQHDMLELKNSAVIGTTLETLESSATKRRLDPRDRSISLHACHSPQREVEVLHDQLLTMLAEDPALTPRDIIVMVADIDSYTPYIQAVFGNASPERYLPFAISDRKASQAHPALQAFISLLDLPQSRFTSEQVLALLEVPALAARFSIQEEGLRLLRHWVGESGVRWGLDDDNVRELDLPATGQHTWQFGITRMLLGYAMDSNAGDWQGVLPYDESSGLVAELAGQLAELLASLSRWRQRLTEARSLPEWLPLCRQLLDTFFEPDGETEAALALIEQQWNKVFEHGLAARYPDEVPLTILRDELAARLDQERISQRFLAGQINFCTLMPMRSIPFNVVCLLGMNDGVYPRTLPPLGFDLMAQQVKRGDRSRRDDDRYLFLEAILSAQQRLYISFIGRSIQDNGLRYPSVLVTELLEYLEQSYCLQGDEALDADTSAQKVGKHLLSWHARMPFAAENFVPGTEAQSYAAEWLPAAVGRGVAHPQFNQPLLPDEQTQISLDDLLRFYRHPIRAFFQLRLGVSFILEETELPDEEPFILDNLSRYQFNSQLLNTLIDGEDATRLFQRVRAAGGLPFGPFGEIYWQKQQEEMSELAEQVRAERSEGHSLELDIDIAGVHISGWLHQVQEDGLLRWRPATLSAVDGILLWLEHLAYCCAGGTGESRIYGRKGAAWRFAALTAEDAREQLAELVAGYRRGLCQPLLLLNKSGWAWLSQCYQPETQSIDWDEEVQIKARAKLLQTWQGDQRIPGEGEDAYVQRVFRQLDNACLEQILAETERYLLPVAKHNLG from the coding sequence ATGTTTAGGGTTTATCATTCCAATCAGTTGGATTTGCTGAAAACGCTGACCAGCACGTTGATTGCCAGAGAGCCATTGGCCGACCCTTTTCAACAGGAAGTGGTGCTGGTGCAAAGCCCCGGCATGGCGCAGTGGTTGCAGATGCAGCTCGCGGAACAGTTTGGCATCGCCGCCAATATCGCCTTCCCACTGCCCGCCACCTTCATCTGGGAGATGTTCACCCGGGTTTTGCCCGGCATCCCGAAAGAGAGCGCTTTCAGTAAAGACGCCATGACCTGGAAACTGATGTGGCTGTTGCCGGATCTGCTCACCCGATCGGAATTCGCCCCGTTGCAACATTACCTCACCGACGACGGCGACAAGCGTAAAATTCATCAGCTTGCCGGCCGGGTGGCGGATCTGTTTGACCAATACCTGGTGTATCGCCCGCAATGGCTGGAAAGCTGGCAAAAAGGCGAAAGCATTGATGGGCTGGCGGAGGCCCAGCAATGGCAGGCACCGCTGTGGGCGCGATTGGTCGAATATACCCACGAACTGGGGCAGCCGGAATGGCACCGTGCAAACCTGTATCGTCGCTTTATCAGCGCGTTGGAAAAAGCGGATCATTGCCCGGAAGGGTTGCCGCCGCGGGTGTTTATCTGCGGTATCTCGGCGCTGCCGCCGGTGTATCTGGAAGCCTTGCAGGCGCTGGGCCGCCATATTGATATTCACCTGATGTTCACCAATCCGTGCCGCTACTATTGGGGGGATATTCAGAGCCAGTCATTCCTGGCGAAATTGCAGAGCCGCAAGCGGCGTCATTATCAGGATAAAACGGAATATGCGTTATTCAGAGATCCCGATAACGCCGCCGCGCTGTTTAATGCGGAAGGCGAGCAGGATCTGCCCAATCCGCTGTTGGCCTCATGGGGCAAGTTGGGGCGCGACCATCACTTTTTGCTCTCGCAGATAGAATCCGCGCAGGAGGTTTTCGCATTTGTAGATATCCCTGCGGACAACGTATTGCACGCCATTCAGCACGACATGCTGGAGTTGAAAAATAGCGCCGTCATCGGCACCACGCTGGAGACGCTGGAGAGCAGCGCGACCAAACGCCGGCTCGATCCCAGGGATCGTTCTATCAGCCTGCACGCTTGCCACAGCCCGCAGCGCGAGGTGGAGGTTTTGCACGACCAGCTGTTGACCATGCTGGCGGAAGATCCTGCGCTGACGCCGCGCGATATCATCGTGATGGTGGCAGATATCGACAGCTACACGCCTTATATTCAGGCGGTGTTCGGCAACGCTTCCCCGGAACGCTATCTGCCGTTTGCGATTTCTGACCGGAAGGCGAGTCAGGCGCACCCGGCTTTGCAGGCGTTTATTTCGCTGCTGGATCTGCCGCAGAGCCGTTTTACTTCGGAACAGGTGCTGGCGCTGCTGGAAGTACCGGCACTGGCGGCGCGTTTCTCGATCCAGGAGGAAGGGCTGCGCCTGTTACGTCACTGGGTGGGGGAATCCGGCGTCCGTTGGGGGTTGGATGACGATAACGTACGTGAACTGGATCTGCCGGCCACCGGCCAGCATACCTGGCAGTTCGGCATTACCCGCATGCTGTTGGGATACGCCATGGACAGCAATGCCGGCGATTGGCAGGGCGTGTTGCCTTATGACGAATCGAGCGGGCTGGTCGCGGAGCTGGCCGGGCAGTTGGCCGAGCTGTTGGCCTCCCTCAGCCGTTGGCGGCAACGATTGACCGAGGCGCGTTCTTTGCCGGAGTGGCTGCCGCTTTGCCGCCAACTGCTCGATACCTTCTTTGAGCCGGACGGCGAAACCGAGGCGGCACTGGCGCTGATTGAGCAGCAGTGGAACAAAGTGTTCGAACACGGGCTGGCGGCGCGTTACCCCGATGAGGTACCGCTGACCATTCTGCGTGACGAACTGGCTGCGCGCCTCGATCAGGAGCGTATCAGTCAACGCTTCCTCGCCGGGCAAATCAACTTCTGCACGCTGATGCCGATGCGTTCCATTCCGTTCAACGTGGTTTGTCTGCTGGGCATGAACGACGGGGTTTATCCACGCACTTTGCCGCCGCTGGGTTTCGATCTGATGGCGCAGCAGGTGAAGCGTGGCGATCGCAGCCGCCGCGATGACGATCGCTATCTGTTCCTGGAGGCGATCCTGTCGGCACAGCAGCGGCTGTATATCAGCTTTATCGGTCGTTCTATTCAGGATAACGGCCTGCGTTACCCTTCGGTGCTGGTGACCGAGCTGCTGGAGTATCTGGAGCAAAGCTATTGCCTGCAGGGTGATGAGGCGCTGGACGCCGATACCAGCGCACAGAAGGTCGGTAAACATTTGCTTAGCTGGCACGCGCGCATGCCGTTCGCCGCCGAGAATTTTGTGCCCGGCACGGAAGCGCAAAGCTATGCCGCCGAATGGCTGCCCGCAGCCGTTGGGCGTGGCGTGGCGCATCCGCAGTTTAATCAACCGCTATTGCCTGATGAGCAGACCCAGATCTCGCTGGATGATTTGCTGCGGTTCTATCGCCACCCAATTCGCGCGTTCTTCCAACTGCGGCTGGGGGTCAGTTTTATCCTCGAAGAGACCGAATTGCCGGACGAAGAGCCCTTCATCCTGGATAATCTCAGCCGTTATCAGTTCAACAGCCAATTGTTGAATACCTTGATTGACGGCGAGGATGCCACCCGTTTGTTCCAGCGGGTGCGTGCCGCCGGCGGATTGCCTTTTGGGCCCTTCGGCGAGATTTACTGGCAGAAACAGCAAGAGGAGATGAGCGAGCTGGCCGAACAGGTGCGCGCCGAACGCAGCGAAGGGCACAGTCTGGAGCTGGATATCGACATTGCCGGGGTGCATATCAGCGGCTGGCTGCATCAGGTACAGGAGGATGGGCTGCTGCGCTGGCGACCGGCCACCCTGTCGGCGGTTGATGGCATACTGTTGTGGCTGGAACATCTGGCGTACTGCTGCGCCGGTGGCACGGGAGAAAGCCGTATTTATGGCCGCAAAGGCGCCGCGTGGCGTTTTGCCGCGTTAACCGCCGAGGATGCCCGCGAGCAGTTGGCGGAGCTGGTGGCGGGTTATCGGCGCGGTTTATGCCAGCCGTTGCTATTGCTGAATAAAAGCGGTTGGGCGTGGCTGAGCCAGTGCTATCAACCGGAAACCCAGAGCATCGACTGGGATGAAGAGGTGCAAATCAAGGCGCGGGCCAAGTTACTGCAAACCTGGCAAGGCGATCAGCGCATTCCTGGCGAAGGCGAAGACGCCTATGTTCAACGGGTATTCCGTCAGTTGGACAATGCCTGTTTAGAGCAAATTTTGGCCGAAACAGAACGTTACCTGTTGCCGGTGGCGAAGCATAACTTAGGCTGA